From Halanaerobium saccharolyticum subsp. saccharolyticum DSM 6643:
TTTCAACATCTTTTCTTCCACCGTGCCCCTGGTGATTAACTTATAGACCATCACTCTATTTTCCTGGCCCAATCGGTGGGCACGATCTGTTGCCTGCCTTTCTACCATTGGATTCCACCAGGGATCAACATGAACAACCATATCAGCAGCAGTTAGATTTAGGCCTACTCCACCTGCTTTTAGACTGATTAGAAAGACTTTAACCTCTTCGTTACTGTTAAATTCTCTTACTTTCTCCATTCTTTTTCGAGTTGAGCCATCTAAATAGAGATAGTTAATTCCATCTTGATCTAAGTCATTTCTAATTAGTTTAAGCATTTTAACAAACTGGCTAAAGACAATAATTTTGTGGCCTCCACTTAAGGCATCTGATAACAGTTCTCTTAAAGCATCAAGTTTACCTGAATTATGGGCCTTCGCATCTTCTCCCAAAATCAAAGCAGGATGATTACAGATTTGGCGCAGTTTTGTTAAAGCAGCTAAAACATTAATCCGCGAGCGATTAAAACCTTTTTCTTCAACTGTCTGATAGAGCTCCCCCCTTACTTCCTCGAGCACAGTCTGATAACTGTCTTCCTGAAGTTGAGTCATACTTACAGGGTGGACATTAACTATTTTATCGGGAAGTTCTTTTAAAACCTGATCCTTGCGGCGCCTTAAAATAAAGGGTGCGACTCTTTCTTTTAACTCTGTCATCTTTTCTTTCTCATTATTCTTATTTATTGGATTTAAAAAGTGTTTCTTAAAATAGCTGTAATTTCCTAAATAACCGGGCATCAAAAAATCAAAAATCGACCAGAGTTCCTCTATAGAATTCTCAAGCGGGGTTCCTGTTAAAGCAAGGCGAGAACTGGCCTGAATATTTTTAACAGCCTTAGCCCTTTTTGTCCGGTGATTTTTAATATGCTGAGCTTCATCCAAAATTGCGAAAGAGAAACTTATATTTTCTTGATCTAGCTCTACTACATCTCGGCTGATAGTCGAATAAGAAGAAATTATTAAATCATAATCACTAAAATCCTGGCGCATTTCTTCTCTCTCTGCCGGAGTTCCATAATAGACAAGGGTTTTTAAATTATCGAAAAATTTATCTGATTCCTCCTGCCAGTTGTAAATTAAAGTTCTAGGACAGAGCACAAGTGCCGGTTTTTCTGGTTCAACGCTTTTTAAAAGTGTCAGCATCTGCAGTGTTTTTCCTAAACCCATATCATCCGCTAAAATACCGCCAAAATGATATTTATGCAGAAACCGCAGCCAGTTATAGCCATTTTTTTGATAATCACGCAGCTTATCTTTAACTTCAGCTGGTATATTTCTTTCTTTAACCACATTTAGACCACTAATCTCATCTTCTAATTCATTAAAAACTTTATTACCTTTAAAATTAATACCGCTTTTTTCAACTAAATTCTTATAATAAAGCAGATTATGATAGGGGGCTCGATAACCATCAGCCTGTGTTTCAGCATCTTTTAGCATCTGTTCTACCTTTTCTTCCTGAGCACCACTTTCTAAAATATAGTAGTGATTATCAAGTTTAACATAAGCTTCTCCATTTTTATTATAAGAGATTAGCTGCTGCAGTTCTTGCCGGGTATATGTTTTACCACCAAGATTGTAGCTGATGCTGAAATCAAACCAGTTTATTCCCTCACTGTCTTCAATTTCAATGATCGGCTCTAATTTTACCTCTTTAATTTCTATCTGATCAAAACTTTCGCTGCGCTCAACATTCCAATCCTCAGGTATATGAGTCATTCCATCAGTGATAAATTCCTGAATTTCATTGTTATCTTTGATAATAAAATGCTCGGGTCTAACTTTAAAATTATAGTCTTCTAAAAAATTAATAACCTCTGCTAAAGCTTTATTATCTCTTCCATACCAGAGCTTTGGATCTTCCGAATCTTTTTTATAAATATTTTCATCAGTGTTAATCCCCAGCAGTTCGGTGTTGCTGTATTTTTCACCTGCAAATTCAACTTCTAACTGACAGCTTATTTTTTGCTGAGTATAATCAAGTTTTAAGTCAATTTTAGGACTTTCTTTAATTAGTTCATAACCTTCCAGTTCTTCTGAACGATCAAGCTCAAGGTTTTTCTCTAAGGTTGGTATTATTTCAAATAAAAATTCTCCCTGCCTCTGCTTAGGTATTATAAAGTTAGTTGGAAGTTCAGAAAAATTATAAAAATCAACCTTATGAATCGTATTTCCAATCATTGTCCAACGGCAGCTTTTTTCATCTCCCTGATAAATAGGAAAGTCATCTTCTTTTAAATCAATGCTAATTTCATCTAAATTACCTTCCAATTTAAGTTCCGGCCGCAATGTTTTTCCTTTTTTAACTATAATCCCATTTTCTTCTAAAGTTAATTCGAATTTCTGACTTAAGTTTAAAATAAAGTCAAGATTTTCTGTGTTTTTATTTAAGCGCAGTGAACAGCCTCTGCCTTTACTCTTTTTTAGATCTGACAGTTTTTCTAAAAGTTCTAATTCTTTACCATAAAAATATTTTTGCAGCAGACTCTCTTTATAGTAGGCATACTGCTTATCTTCATTTAATGATCTAACCACTTCTTCAAGCTCCTGCTGACTTAGATAATCTGTATCAAAAATAATTTTAAAGTTTTTAAGTTCCATATTTGAAATACCCTTAATACTATATTCTAATTTTGGCATTTCACTTTCATCATAGTTTTTAGTAATCTCCAAAAGCTTTTTAAAACTGCGATCAGCAATTCTTTTTTCAACAATTCCAGTTTCAACTTTATTTTTAGCTGCTTCTTCTTCTGTAATTTCGACTTCTTGAACAGCTTTTGGCTCATAATTTACTTTAGGAGAACGATAATCTTCTTCCATAAATTTATAAAATACAGCAACTTCGTGTTTGCAAAACTCTTCCCAATCATAGGGACAGCTGCAGCTGCTGTCAATATCTATACCTTTTTCTCTTAATCTAATTTCAGAATTCACCTCATATTTTTTGGTACCTGAAACTCGAGCTGAAATCTGATAATGATTTGGCTTAACTTTATTAATCCTATACTGCAGAACCCGACCGCGATTATAATAATTAATTCCACGCTGATATATTTTATTTGAAACTAAGTTTTTAATGAATTCTTTGCTGCTCATTCTTTCAGCTCCTGCTTTGTTAACTTTTTTCAACCATTTTTTTAAGCATCTTTTCAGAAAAGTTTTTAACTTCCTCAATTTCATTTTCTATTATTGCCTCTACAATTTTTAAGTTCAACTTTTGATATTCGTGAACGGCAATATTTCTGAAACCAACCATAGCTTTAAGCTTTTCAGCAGTCCTATTTTCAATTAGATCATTCTCAACTAAAAATTGAAAAGCATCTCTACTGCTTTGGGGAACTCCCAATTCTAATTCAGCAACCACATGCATTGCAATGTCGATTGCTGCTTCTGAGAGACGCTGAATATTTAAAATAATCGAATCCTGTTTTGTATAATTCTTCAAATTTGCAGGATTATTCTGATATTCTTCATTAATTCTTTTTAGACAGCGTTTAACTGTTTCGTTTTTATTAATTAAAATATCATCCATTTCCAGCACCTCTTTCAATTTTTTCTATAATTTCTTTTCTTTCCTCATTTAAACGAGCATATTTTTTTAAAGTAAGAAGTTCAAATTGCTGTTTCTGCTGCTCATTTTTTGCAAAAAGTAAATCCCCTTGAATGATTTGAGTTTTAAATACTGTAGAAGCCTTAGCTAAATCAACTAAATCTATGTCAATATTTAATTTAGAGGCTAATTTTTGAGCTGTTAAAAAACGCTGATAATCATCAATCTCTTTCGACGATAAAAAAGCCAGATCCAAATCACTGTCATCTCTCGTTTTACCGACAGCATAGGATCCAAAAAGATAGATCAATTCAGCCTCCAGCTCTTCTATTAAAAATGATTTGATATAATCAAGATCTAAATCCATATTAAATCCTCCATATTAAAGGCTCCAAATTCAAGTCTATATTTTATTATATTATATTTAGTTGGAGAGAACAAGCATCAACTTCAGATTTAGAAGCTTCAAATACTTTTTTATTTTATCTTTACCAGAACTTTGCTGACCAAAGATTAATAACAATTTGACATTTAAACAAAAAAAATACTCATACCTTTTACAATATGAGCAATTAATCTTAGTTAATATATTAAATCATTTTAAATTCTTAAATTGCAGTGTTAAATTAAATCATCAATTATTTTTTCAATACCTGTTTTAAATTTCGCTGAAAAATCTCATTATCCGGTTCTTTTTCAATTGCTTTTTTGAAAAATTGTGCTGCTAAATCTGAATTCCCAAGATTATTGTTGTAAATTGCCCCGATTTGATTATAAATATAACCAGTTTTACTGTAGTACTCTGAAGATTCTTTTAAAAGTTCAATACTTTTTTGCCAGTTTTCATTTTTTTGTTCCTCAATAGCTTCTTTAAGCAGCTCAAAATGTTTTAAATAATTTTCTTTTAATTCATCACTACCACAAATCACTTCTTTTTTAAGCTCATAAAAATCTTTTTCAGGCTCAATTTCAATAGCTTTATTAATAGCTTTTTCAGCTTCATCCCATTTTCGCTGCAGCAGGTTTACTTCTGCCAGGGTAGCCCAGATATAATCATGCTCAGACTCAATCTCAATAGCCCGGTGTAAATATTTTTCTCCTTCCGGCAGCTTATCCTGTCCAATCAAAGCGCCACCTAAATTAAAAAAGAGCATTTCTCTATCTACTAATTGACTGTCCTTTAGTTCAGACAAAATTTCTTCTGCTTCTTTATAATATCCCTCATCTAATTTTTTGATTCCTTTTTGTAAGCTCGTTTGTCTTTGATTTCTTGAATAAAGTTTTTAATTTTATTTAACATTTTATCATCCTTTTTTTAAGTTTTAGTATCAACATTTTAAGAAATTTAAATAATCTTATAATTTAATGATACAAGTTATTCCGACTTATTACAATAAAATATCGCTAAAAAACAAAAAATTACCCACATCTTTCTAATATGGGTAATTATTAAGTGCTAATTATTATTTAATTAATAAACCCTGATTATCAAAGAGCTTAATTGTTTCTGCTTCAATATTGATAGCTACTTGATCATCCTGTTCTAAATCCATTCCTGAATGTTCAGAAACAGTAATAATTTTATCTTCCCACACAACCTTAAAATACCATTCTGAGCCAGCCGGTAGGACTGAATAAATTTCCCCTTTATATTTAGCATCTGGACTTTCAGCTATTGGCCTAATTTCTATATCCTCAGGCCGAATCCCGATATTAATTTCTGCTCCAGCTTCAAGAGCATCAAACTTTTTATCAGCAAGTAAAAGTTCAAGCTTTTGAGACAGCTTTGCTTTTCTAACTCCAGTTTCAATTTTTAACTCTGCCTCAAATAGATTTATTGGAGGATTCCCAATAAACTTTGCCGTAAATAAATTTGCAGGCTGATCATAAACATCCATCGGCCCAGCATACTGCTGCAGCAAACCAGAATTCATTACTGCTATGTTGCTGGACATTGTCAGAGCTTCTAACTGATCGTGAGTTACATAAATAATTGTAGAATTTAATTCATTGTGCAGTCTTTTTAACTCAGCTCGCATATCCATTCTAAGCTGTGCATCTAAATTAGATAACGGTTCATCCAACAAAAGAATATCATAATCCATAACTAAAACTCTGGCAATAGCTACCCGCTGCTGCTGTCCACCAGAAAGCTCATTTGGATATCTTTCTAAAAGATCAGCAATCGCCAGAATATCTGCTACTTTCTTTGTTTTTGCTTTAATATCCGGCTTATTATTTATCTGCAGCCCAAAAGCAATATTATCAAAAACTGTCAGATGAGGCCAAAGCGCATAACTTTGAAAAACCATCCCCAATTTTCTTTTTCCTGGTGGTACATAGATATTTTTTTCTTTTGAATATACGCATTCATCTTTAATCCATATCTCTCCAGCTGTTGGTCTTTCTAAACCTGCAACCATTCTTAGAGTTGTTGACTTACCACAGCCTGAAGGCCCTAATAAAGTTGTAAATTCTTTTGCATCTATAGATAAATCAAGATTTTTAACAGCGGTAACATCTCCGAATTTTTTTGTGATATTTTTTAATACTATTTCTGCCATTATTAGCCTCCTAGTCCTTTAGATAAATCTGTTCCCATAAGGAAACGACTTAAACTAACCAACATAATTATAATTAAGATTAATAAAGTAGTTACTCCATTAGCAATCGGATACCAGCCACGCTCAGTATACATTACTGTAATTGAAGTAATTACTTGATTTCCTGGTGATACAAGTAAAACAACAAGACTTAATTCTCTCATAGCAGAAATAAAAGGCAATAACATGCCTGAAAAAAATGAATGTTTCTGCAGTGGAAAAATAATTCTTTTCATGCGGGTAAACCAGTTGGCTCCAAATAAAATTGCTGATTCTTCAAGCTCAGGTCCAATCTGCCTCATAGCACCAATTCCTGCCCTAGTTGAATAAGGAAGATATTTAACCACACAGGCTACAACTAAGAGCCAAAAACTTCCATATAAACTTGGAATAGGTCCTCTGCGAACAGCAAATAAAGCTAAAATTATTGAACCAAAAGCAATACTTGGAATCATATATGGTAAAAAA
This genomic window contains:
- the hepT gene encoding type VII toxin-antitoxin system HepT family RNase toxin encodes the protein MDDILINKNETVKRCLKRINEEYQNNPANLKNYTKQDSIILNIQRLSEAAIDIAMHVVAELELGVPQSSRDAFQFLVENDLIENRTAEKLKAMVGFRNIAVHEYQKLNLKIVEAIIENEIEEVKNFSEKMLKKMVEKS
- a CDS encoding ABC transporter ATP-binding protein encodes the protein MAEIVLKNITKKFGDVTAVKNLDLSIDAKEFTTLLGPSGCGKSTTLRMVAGLERPTAGEIWIKDECVYSKEKNIYVPPGKRKLGMVFQSYALWPHLTVFDNIAFGLQINNKPDIKAKTKKVADILAIADLLERYPNELSGGQQQRVAIARVLVMDYDILLLDEPLSNLDAQLRMDMRAELKRLHNELNSTIIYVTHDQLEALTMSSNIAVMNSGLLQQYAGPMDVYDQPANLFTAKFIGNPPINLFEAELKIETGVRKAKLSQKLELLLADKKFDALEAGAEINIGIRPEDIEIRPIAESPDAKYKGEIYSVLPAGSEWYFKVVWEDKIITVSEHSGMDLEQDDQVAINIEAETIKLFDNQGLLIK
- a CDS encoding DEAD/DEAH box helicase, which encodes MKKVNKAGAERMSSKEFIKNLVSNKIYQRGINYYNRGRVLQYRINKVKPNHYQISARVSGTKKYEVNSEIRLREKGIDIDSSCSCPYDWEEFCKHEVAVFYKFMEEDYRSPKVNYEPKAVQEVEITEEEAAKNKVETGIVEKRIADRSFKKLLEITKNYDESEMPKLEYSIKGISNMELKNFKIIFDTDYLSQQELEEVVRSLNEDKQYAYYKESLLQKYFYGKELELLEKLSDLKKSKGRGCSLRLNKNTENLDFILNLSQKFELTLEENGIIVKKGKTLRPELKLEGNLDEISIDLKEDDFPIYQGDEKSCRWTMIGNTIHKVDFYNFSELPTNFIIPKQRQGEFLFEIIPTLEKNLELDRSEELEGYELIKESPKIDLKLDYTQQKISCQLEVEFAGEKYSNTELLGINTDENIYKKDSEDPKLWYGRDNKALAEVINFLEDYNFKVRPEHFIIKDNNEIQEFITDGMTHIPEDWNVERSESFDQIEIKEVKLEPIIEIEDSEGINWFDFSISYNLGGKTYTRQELQQLISYNKNGEAYVKLDNHYYILESGAQEEKVEQMLKDAETQADGYRAPYHNLLYYKNLVEKSGINFKGNKVFNELEDEISGLNVVKERNIPAEVKDKLRDYQKNGYNWLRFLHKYHFGGILADDMGLGKTLQMLTLLKSVEPEKPALVLCPRTLIYNWQEESDKFFDNLKTLVYYGTPAEREEMRQDFSDYDLIISSYSTISRDVVELDQENISFSFAILDEAQHIKNHRTKRAKAVKNIQASSRLALTGTPLENSIEELWSIFDFLMPGYLGNYSYFKKHFLNPINKNNEKEKMTELKERVAPFILRRRKDQVLKELPDKIVNVHPVSMTQLQEDSYQTVLEEVRGELYQTVEEKGFNRSRINVLAALTKLRQICNHPALILGEDAKAHNSGKLDALRELLSDALSGGHKIIVFSQFVKMLKLIRNDLDQDGINYLYLDGSTRKRMEKVREFNSNEEVKVFLISLKAGGVGLNLTAADMVVHVDPWWNPMVERQATDRAHRLGQENRVMVYKLITRGTVEEKMLKLQQKKQDLFDNIIENNVNPIKAISWDDIQELLAY
- a CDS encoding tetratricopeptide repeat protein; the protein is MSELKDSQLVDREMLFFNLGGALIGQDKLPEGEKYLHRAIEIESEHDYIWATLAEVNLLQRKWDEAEKAINKAIEIEPEKDFYELKKEVICGSDELKENYLKHFELLKEAIEEQKNENWQKSIELLKESSEYYSKTGYIYNQIGAIYNNNLGNSDLAAQFFKKAIEKEPDNEIFQRNLKQVLKK
- the mntA gene encoding type VII toxin-antitoxin system MntA family adenylyltransferase antitoxin, which produces MDLDLDYIKSFLIEELEAELIYLFGSYAVGKTRDDSDLDLAFLSSKEIDDYQRFLTAQKLASKLNIDIDLVDLAKASTVFKTQIIQGDLLFAKNEQQKQQFELLTLKKYARLNEERKEIIEKIERGAGNG